DNA sequence from the Salmo trutta chromosome 28, fSalTru1.1, whole genome shotgun sequence genome:
ATAGCACATTTTGCTTGCCAATGGAATTTATCATGCTTTTCACATTGTCACACTATTTATTGTCTCAATCTGTGTTTTTATATTTTGAGTGTTTAGACAATCAACACAAAGCACAGATATTTAGCCTAGCCAAAAAGACATTTAAGGTAAAATAGGAATTCTTAATTGCTAATTGAAATAGAAAATAAATGAGAGCAAACATTCTCTTTTTTCTTTAGGAGTAATGTACGTTAGTGGTAATTTTCCCAAACATCTAAGATTTGAGAATGGTCCCACTTGATGAAACATCTTAGGCACTTAGTTCACTGTAATACTTTCTAAATAGGGTAAGATGCACCCTTTTATAGGGTTGCATTTTTTCCCCATATGTTACTTAACATGCTATTGCATTTTGTATAGGTAGCCTAAATCAGAGGGATTTTATACCAAATGTGTGAATCTTGACCTAAAACTTCAAGTCATAATTATCTCCAAGGTACACCCTACATCAGTACAATGTGGACCGGAACTAATATAAAGTGTCCACTTAGCAGACAATACTATTTTACTGCTTCATATGTTATATGGTGTGTTTCATTATCTGCTGGTCCTTTGCCTTGAGTTACCAATCTTGATCAAATTATAGGACGTTTTGACATTTTCTTACATCCCAATCTTTTTGTCTCTTTCAGGTTTTTCATATTTAGGAAATTACATAGGTGTatatcacaggaggctggtggcaccttaattggggaggacaggctcgtggtaatggatggagcggaatcagtggaatggtatcaaacacatggtttacatgtatttgatgccattccatttgcccTGTTCCAGCAATTATTACGAGCcatcctcctctcagcagcctccactgatgtataTATTTTCCTTGTGGATTTTCAGTACATAGCAATCAGTTTTGACTGTACATATTTGATTTACAACCATTTTGTGCAGAGATTGAAACATCTATGTTTGATGAAATAAAGTTAAATGAATCTATACAGTGCTGTTGTCTCTTACTCTGGTGAGTTTGAGATGCCAAATATGTATTTCAAAGACACCTGTTGCAATATTTTACACCAACAATTACAGTATCTGTTATCCACCCAGCAGCCCTCAACTCTTACCCAGCACTCAGCCACATTAAAACACTGATATAACAATACATATTTAATGAATCTGTTACAAACATCAACACAAAAACTAGTTGTGACTCTTAAAATGTCATTACATATTTGTTCTAGAATATATGGCAAACATTTACCAAATTATATTTTCATGTAACCTTTTTAGTTACTAAAACATCCCTAATCTCAAAAAATCAAAGGCACTAAACTGGCATGAAAAAGGCTTTTCAGTGTTAAATGCTGCCATATATTTACAGTTTGCTGAAAAAGTGGTTAATTTTGTATAGACATAAGTCATGTACACTTACTAATTTGGTTTTCCTACCTATGGACATTACAATAGACATTACAAAAGTGAAACATTAAACAGGTCAGTGAGAATGAATGTCATTATTTTCACATTGTCTTTCTTAGTTGGATATTTTAGTGACAGCAGTGTGTCCTACTAGGCCTACATACACATATTATAATTAACAATCATGGTGCAGTGTTTTTGGCACAAACCAGCTCCTTATTTTCCACTACACTCCACATCCTGAGTAGCTCCTGAGGACTCAATTTATGGACTACGATGAGGTTTTTGAAAAAGCAAGGTTCTCTGTTCATTGGACTCACTCTGCGTTTCATGATGCCAAAGGTCCTGAAACCTATGTGCATCTCTGGAGTCAAGTGTAGCTTCTGGAGGCACATTCCCAAAAACACATCATCAATGGGATAGAGCTCCAAGTCCTCTGAAACCACAAACAGTCTCTGAGCTAATTGTGAGGACATTAAAaacccaccaccaccaacataAGGTGGGTACGGTTTGTCAAACAGCTCTTTGGGGATGTAGTATTTACTTTGATGGTTTCTGATGGGGATGGCTTTGGATATGGTGTCCCCAACAAATAAGTTCAGCACTTTGCGGTCCTCAGTCTTGAAACCAATAAGTTCCAGTAAGTTCTTTGTATTCACGAAAACGTCGTCATCCCCTTTGAATATAAACTTGGCACTGGAGCAGTGAATATCAAACCATTTTAGAAAATTCACCTCTTTCAAGGTGAGGTTGAAAAATGTGTCCATAAAATCCCATTGAAGAATATCTCCATATATAATGTCCTCATACTCAATCAACTTTTGAAGGTTTTTCGTGTCTTTACCATTTGTAGGGCTTCCTAGAAGAAACAGCGTTTTTATTCTCTTACCATCAATTGCCTGTTCCCTACCCCAGGTATTACGCACGGCCTCTCGCCTATCATGTTGCTCTATAACGGATTTTACAACCATGAGCAAGTGTACGTCTCCATTCCTGCATTTATCCGGGTGATTTATTAACATTGGGAAATACCGACAATGTCTGTGTAACACAAATTGGTGGAATCTCGGATCCAAACGTCGAAACCAATCATTCTTCCTCACGGCTGAATCTTCACTGCAGTTCATAATGTGTACATCCCATGTAGACGGAGTAGCGTTGCACATCTTAACCCGTGGCGCATCCAAATCATCACCAAGAACAGGCGGCGAGTAGTTTCCCAAACTGCTTTTCAATAGGCCTTTTCCTTTGTAGAAATCACACTCAGGTCCACACCAACCGGCGTCTTCCAGGCGTTTAACCTCCATATCATCCTTGATGCTGTTATCCACAAGCTTGAACTTTTGGATCATCAATAAAGACGCAAAGACTAGAGACAAGCTCAGGAGAGTTTTCAATGCCCTCTTTCTCCTGAAAAAAATATCCATAGCTATGGGGCAAAACGTGAAATGAATAAGAAATCCTTAAATTGAATAGGTACCCCTATTGTTAAAGCATCTCATCATTAGTGTCAATTTTGAAAAATTGAAAGCTGCGCATAAATTACAGTTTGGCTACATCTTAGTGGGTCTATTCATTGTCCCGTGACCAGCTACCTTGAAAGTAGGTAGCAGGACGCCACCATTCTATTCCTTTAGCGTTCAAAAAGACTAATCTATATTTCTTGGAAAGTAATCTCTGTTatatcacacaaaaaaaaacttgTTCGATGAGATTGTGGACTGGTCTTGAAAAGTGACTGTTGCCTACAAGCTTCTCCCCTTACTCAGTTCCCACTAAGCATGGACCGACTTCTTTTGTACATATTTTCGGGGGTCCTGTCCAGACCGGCCTTCTTTGTTTGGTATTTTTTTTGGTGTGGTCTGGACCAGCCACTGATTGTTGATTTTTGATCCGGTCCGAACTAACATAGATGTCTATATTTGGTTCAGATTTCGTCCGGTccggaaaatatatattttgaacttTCATTCATAACCTAAAATTAACCTAACTTCGACGTCAgaaaaatacgtattttcaacaTGATTTTACTTACTGGGTTTTTTCTCCTCTCCCCAATACACCTATCTGTGACAATATGCAGGTTTCTTATTTCACATCACAGGTGGCTCACTAGACTGCGTCTCCGGTTGGCTCACTCATCTTTTAGGCTTTAAATTAGACATCTAATGGCATAAGCTTGAAAAACTAAGGCTGAGGCTATATTGTCCATGTGATTGCACCTACTATTTATTTATCAGCCATCAAGCAATACAGTGTATTGTCTtattataatgataataatactGTAATATATAATAGGTTATTGTGCATGATTATATGCATTATAATATCACAGCCTACATACAATTGCCCATCAACGTAGCTTCAGAAAACGTAATTATAAACAATAGGGTACATTTGTTTTGCAGCAATCATCCATTAAcgcaaaaatatatttaacacacacatacacacagagagaaagagagatccaCAGGAACAAAATCAGTGTAACtagacacagatgaaaggggaaaccgGTGTCTTTGGGCTGTGTGAGGAAATACATTACAAGCTTTTACCACCCCCGTGTGTCGGTTTTGGAAATTGTCAAATGTGTCGTGTTTTTCCACCTCAAACAACGAGCTTATTTATGCCGTGTATAAACATGTAATAAGTGCAGTAAGACACGACACTCAAGTTTTTGTCGAAATAACAAAGACAAACAGTAGCTAGTCGGCACCATTGACTGGCACAAGGAATCAATTGTTTCTTGATCAGTCAACATCAAAGAGACCTCGACCTCTGATTGAACTGCACGTGACTTCTAGACGTAGCTACATTTTTCGGAATTCGAACACTGTCTCGGTTCACCACTCGGATCAGAAAACAAAACGGTGTATTTTTATCAGAACGACGATTTTACAGTTTGCTGACGACCTGTATTTAGAACGAAATTACTTTTGGTTGAATTAGCTAGCTACGTCCACAGACATTTGTGCGAAAGCGACTGTTAACAAGATTGCAATCCAGTGACTAACATGTAGCTAACTTCCGAAAATGAGGAAGAAACAGGTGAGTTTGTCCGAGTTagtagctagcaaacgttagctagttaacctcCCACAATATATGCTATTATTTAACATTATTTAGCTATCGATTAAACTGTCCTACCTAGCAAAAAAAATTGCTACGTAGCTAGCGATTCAATTGCCCATTGTCTTTTGGGAAACCTGTTTAGTCCTTCTTTCATCGACTAACTAACTAACGGTAGTCTGTTAGCTAGCGGGgcagtagttagctagctaactaactatctATTGGTTACGGTAGCCAGCTAAGAAGTGTTAGTTACTTAGCTAGTTCATGTCTGTGTTGATTAACAAAATGTGTGAACTAATTTCAGATGTCGAGTCGAGTTTGCAACTTGAAGCGGCGAAAGGAGAAGTGCGCTGTTGCCTCAAGCGACCTAAACCTCAAGGTGAAGAGTTCAGATAAGGTGAATGTTGTTTTTAGTTCTCGGTTTAGATACGTGTTAAATTATGGCTGGTCCATCAGTGTTATGGAAGCCTTTTAGTATTTTTAATAATCTCTTTTGCCTTCATAGAGTTCAGCGAAGAGGATGGATGTTAAAAAAACGAAAATGGAAGACTCAAAAACCGAAATTCCCCAGAATGACTGTATGGTTGCCCGTTGTAGGGAGTCAACAACTACTTCTGAGAGGCTCATCTGTGAAGGTTATAAATGGGATGAAAAGACACGGTGTGGCGCACCACCAGACATGGATGAATTGTGGGAGGGTAAAGAGAACGGTCTGAGATTTGAGTTGAGCAGAACAAACGTATTACCAGAGAATATGGAGGGTGACGAAACTGAAGAGGGTGTTGTGATTGACAAGAGCATCTTCCTTGATGATGACAGTAACCAGGTTCTTCCTGTGGAAAAGTTCTTTGGAAACATGGAAGTTGTACAGGTGAGAGGAGATCTTTATAAGAAGTCCAATGTGCTTGGTGTGATGGGTGAAATAATGGTGTACTGTTTGGAGTATGATGTGGCCTAATTTCAAATACTGTTATTTCCATTTGCCTTGTAGGATTGTCCACAGAGATCTGCAGCTTCCTCGACCTTCAGCAGGAGGGAGCACCGGAGACGACAGTACTACGCCAAAGAGGACAGTGATGAAGAAGAGGGCTACACAGACATGCAGCAAGAGGACATAGGTGGCACTTAGGATTTAGTTACTTCTATAAACTATCAATGGGATGGATTAAAACCTCTGTCCTTTTACTAGCCTAATGGCAGACAAGCCTGGGAGAGTGGATTTGTTCAATGGAACGAGGGTATCAAGTTATCTTTTTGCCAGCATGTACCCCAAAGTTTTTAAATTTGTATTGATATTTAAAAAGCTATTTGCACTAACAAAGTAACTTCTTGCTTTTCAATTATCAGGACCTATAgtttatagtgtgtgtatatattgtttAATTGGTACAGGGTAAGTGCTCGTTCTATTTTTATTGAATGTGTGTTACTATGTTACTGGTTGCCTTgtcagtatgtatgtatgcacaGTAATATCTTTTTATTTGGCGTTTTTATATTGCCTTGTAATAGCACGACTGAATGAATGCAACATATAAATCATGTAGTCtttaggcaggtttccattgatcCGGGTTTATTAGACAAAAGCAATGTAGCGACATAAAAAATGGTGATGTgtaatggaaacggcagatataGAAAACACTTTCTAAagacatttataaattatatacattttataaGTTATATAAATTACAACATATATCTGTTTGATGGGTGGGATTATCCTTTCTTCAAACTTTCTTTGTGACAAATGGTGTTTCTCGAATAAATGATTGCTGAAAACTTTGGAAGGTACACAGGGAAAGTGATGTCATCATTTAACTATAAGCTCCATGCTACATTTAATTCTAAATGCCCACTGCTTGCAAAATCAATTTCTTCAACTGGTTGGCTGGCAAGTTTCACCATTTAATTATTTCTGATCTGCAAGTTTCACAGTGGCACGGACCTTGGTGATACGTTGGCACAATATTTGTCAATTATTGCATTATATCCATTCTGGCTTTCTCGGACAacctgagacatgaaactgaTAGGTGGGAGAGAATGCAGTCTGTTGCCAGTTTGCCTAAACAGGTAAtggaaactcattctgattggctgggcctggctccccagtgggtaggCATGGCTGCacacctgcccagtcatgtgactagacatgaatttatttcaattgactgatttccttatatgaactgttactcagtaaaatctttgaaaatgttgcatgttgtgttttatattttcagtATATTTTCAATGCCAACTTTGTAAATGTTGACACAAATCACTGTAGAAGTTAAACATAGGTAATGTTACACTTCCAATACAAGGACCAAGTAAACTTTTTTTGAATTTTCAATGACCCGTGTCTGTATTGTTCCACAAACACATTAACACTTGCCCAAATGAAAGCATAACTTTAAAACATAATTATCTAATGGCGCTTACAGGCCATGGAGCTGCAATCagatctcaaatcaaattttatttgtcgaATGCgcaaaatacaacaggtgtagaccttagtgaaatgcttacttacaagcccttaaccaacaatgctttgagaagttttaagaaaaataagtgttaagtaaaaaagagaaaaataaataaaagttacaaaaatgtaaacagcagcagtaaaataacaatagcgaggctatatacagggggtaccggtacagagtcaatgtgcgagggcaacggttagtcgaggtaaaagaggggtctgttcaggagctgttcaggagtcttatggcttgggtgtagaagctgttaaataagccttttggacctagacttggcgctctggtacagctttctgtgaggtagcagagagaacagtctatgactagggtggctcgagtctgacaatttttagggccttccaatgacaccgcctggtatagaggtcctggatggcaggaagcttggccccagtgatgtactgggccgtatccactaccctctgtagtgccttgcggtcggaggccgagcagttgctatagcaggcagtgatgcaaccagtcaagacgctctcgatggtgcaactgtagaaccttttgaggatctgacgaCCCATGCtgaatattttcagtctcctgatggggaataggttttgtcgtgccctcttcatgactgtcttagtgtgtttggaccatgatagtttgttggtgatgtggataccaacctgctccactacagccccgatgatgagaatgggggtgtgctcggtcctccttttcctgtagtccaccatcatctcctttgtcttgatcacgatgagggagaggctgttgtcctggcaccacacggccaggtctctgacctcctcccttaggctgtgtcatcgttgtcggtgatcaggcctaccactgtcgtgtcatctgcaaacttgatgatggtgttggagttgtgcctggccatgcagtcatgagtgaacagggagtacaggagggaactgaggacgcacccctgaggggccccctgtgttgaggatcagcgaggcggatgtgttgttacctacccttaccacctgggggcggcccgtcaggtagtccaggatccagttgcagagggaggtgttttgtcccagggtccttagcttagtgatgagctttgagggcacgatggtgttgaatgctgagctgcagtcaatgaatagcattctcaaataggtgttccttttgtccagatgggaaagggcattgtggagtgcaatagagattgcatcatctgtggatctgttggggtggtatgcaaattggagtgggtcaagggtttctgggataatggtgttgtgagccatgaccagcctttcaaagcactttacggctacagacatgagtgctatgggtcggtattCAATTAGGCATGATATTTTAGTGTTcttacggagagcgtgatcacacagtcgtccggaacagctgatgctctcatgcatgtttcagtgttacttgcctcaaagtgagcatagaagtaatttagctcccCTGGTATGCTCGTGtccctgggcagctcgcggctgtgcttccctttgtagtctgtaaaagtttgcaagtcctgccacatctgacgagtgtcggagctggtgtagtacgattaaattatagtcctgtattgacgctttgctcttacaagcttccgggttagagtcacgctccttgaaagcgacagctctaacctttagctcagtgcggatgatgcctgtaatccatgccttctggttggggtatgtacgtacggtcactgtggggacgacgtcatcgatgcacttattgatgaagccaatgactgatgtggtgtactcaatgccatcgaaagaatcccggaacatattccagtctgtgctaggaaaacagtcctgtagtttagcatccgcttcatctgaccactttcttattgacagagtcattggtgcttcctgctttagttttcgattgtaagcaggaatcagaaggatataattatggtcagatttgccaaatggagggcgagggaaagctttggacacgtctctgtgtggagtaaaggtgctctatatttttttccccccctggttgcacatttaacatgctggtagaatgATGTAAAaccgatttaagtttccctgcattaaagtccccggtctctaggagcgccgcctctggatgagcgttttcctgtttgcttatggccgtaacAGCTCTGCTGTAATAAAATCTGCGTGACTCCAAAACAATATAGTCAAACCTGAGACAACTTTCTTTCAATACTTTATTGGTTCCCCCACACAATTATAGTGGAAACAGTAATGAAATTAGAATACACATTATACATCCAA
Encoded proteins:
- the LOC115165846 gene encoding UDP-GlcNAc:betaGal beta-1,3-N-acetylglucosaminyltransferase 7-like; amino-acid sequence: MDIFFRRKRALKTLLSLSLVFASLLMIQKFKLVDNSIKDDMEVKRLEDAGWCGPECDFYKGKGLLKSSLGNYSPPVLGDDLDAPRVKMCNATPSTWDVHIMNCSEDSAVRKNDWFRRLDPRFHQFVLHRHCRYFPMLINHPDKCRNGDVHLLMVVKSVIEQHDRREAVRNTWGREQAIDGKRIKTLFLLGSPTNGKDTKNLQKLIEYEDIIYGDILQWDFMDTFFNLTLKEVNFLKWFDIHCSSAKFIFKGDDDVFVNTKNLLELIGFKTEDRKVLNLFVGDTISKAIPIRNHQSKYYIPKELFDKPYPPYVGGGGFLMSSQLAQRLFVVSEDLELYPIDDVFLGMCLQKLHLTPEMHIGFRTFGIMKRRVSPMNREPCFFKNLIVVHKLSPQELLRMWSVVENKELVCAKNTAP
- the LOC115165847 gene encoding UPF0688 protein C1orf174 homolog, whose protein sequence is MRKKQMSSRVCNLKRRKEKCAVASSDLNLKVKSSDKSSAKRMDVKKTKMEDSKTEIPQNDCMVARCRESTTTSERLICEGYKWDEKTRCGAPPDMDELWEGKENGLRFELSRTNVLPENMEGDETEEGVVIDKSIFLDDDSNQVLPVEKFFGNMEVVQDCPQRSAASSTFSRREHRRRQYYAKEDSDEEEGYTDMQQEDIGGT